In Sporichthya polymorpha DSM 43042, a genomic segment contains:
- the glgX gene encoding glycogen debranching protein GlgX: MDTTAGLPFPLGATPRPGGTNFAVASEVADSVEVCLFDEGGGETRVELPERTAHVFHGFLPEVGPGQRYGLRVHGPWDPANGLRCNPNKLLLDPHATAVDGEVVWGEAVFGHTFDDPGRRNDEDSAASMPKCVVTDRAFDWGDDAPPRIPLAESVIYETHVKGISARHPDVPKEIAGTYAGLAHPAIVDYLTDLGVTAVELLPVHQFVQDSHLLEKGLRNYWGYNSIGFLAPHGEYSSAGTAGGQVNEFKEMVKALHAAGLEVILDVVYNHTAEGNHLGPTLSLKGIDNPSYYRLVEGDAAHFFDTTGTGNSVNVGHPIPLRLILDSLRYWVTEMHVDGFRFDLATTLTRQDGREDIHSAFLNLVHQDPVLAPVKLIAEPWDIAGYQVGGFPARWAEWNGKYRDSVRDFWRGADGELGEFGLRLTGSGDIYSSDRRTPTASVNFVTAHDGFTLADLTAYNDKHNEANGEDNNDGESHNRSWNCGAEGDTDDADILELRERMRRNLLGTLLLSAGVPMILGGDEMGRTQGGNNNAYCQDNEISWYDWDNVDEHLFAFTKTAIALRRDHPALRPREYLRTPEGGVAQMVLYRPDGKQMQAEDWQNPIAKTLAVALDGRLISDADGETTRDRLLLLINAHFEPVEFTIPTGRGSWRVVLTTDDPDPLDPLSAGDVIAVRDRSLLLLHSD; this comes from the coding sequence ATGGACACCACCGCCGGTCTGCCGTTCCCGCTCGGTGCCACGCCGAGGCCCGGGGGCACGAACTTCGCCGTCGCCTCGGAGGTGGCGGACTCCGTCGAGGTCTGCCTGTTCGACGAGGGCGGGGGCGAGACGCGCGTCGAGCTGCCGGAGCGGACGGCGCACGTCTTCCACGGGTTCCTCCCCGAGGTCGGGCCGGGGCAGCGGTACGGGCTCCGGGTGCACGGCCCCTGGGACCCGGCGAACGGGCTGCGGTGCAACCCGAACAAGCTCCTGCTCGACCCCCATGCGACGGCGGTGGACGGCGAGGTCGTCTGGGGCGAGGCGGTCTTCGGCCACACCTTCGACGACCCGGGCCGCCGGAACGACGAGGACTCGGCGGCCTCGATGCCCAAGTGCGTCGTCACCGACCGGGCCTTCGACTGGGGCGACGACGCGCCGCCGCGGATCCCGCTGGCGGAGTCGGTGATCTACGAGACCCACGTCAAGGGCATCTCGGCGCGGCACCCGGACGTGCCGAAGGAGATCGCCGGCACCTACGCCGGGCTCGCGCACCCGGCGATCGTCGACTACCTCACCGACCTCGGTGTGACGGCCGTCGAGCTGCTGCCGGTGCACCAGTTCGTCCAGGACAGCCACCTGCTGGAGAAGGGGCTCCGGAACTACTGGGGCTACAACAGCATCGGCTTCCTCGCCCCGCACGGGGAGTACAGCTCGGCGGGCACGGCGGGCGGGCAGGTGAACGAGTTCAAGGAGATGGTGAAGGCCCTGCACGCCGCGGGCCTCGAGGTGATCCTCGACGTCGTCTACAACCACACCGCCGAGGGCAACCACCTCGGCCCGACGCTCTCGCTCAAGGGCATCGACAACCCGTCGTACTACCGCCTCGTCGAGGGCGATGCCGCACACTTCTTCGACACCACCGGCACGGGGAACAGCGTCAACGTCGGGCACCCGATCCCGCTCCGGCTGATCCTGGACTCCCTGCGCTACTGGGTCACCGAGATGCACGTCGACGGGTTCCGCTTCGACCTCGCGACGACCCTGACCCGCCAGGACGGCCGCGAGGACATCCACTCCGCGTTCCTCAACCTCGTCCACCAGGACCCGGTCCTCGCGCCGGTGAAGCTCATCGCCGAACCGTGGGACATCGCGGGTTACCAGGTCGGCGGGTTCCCCGCCCGATGGGCCGAGTGGAACGGCAAGTACCGCGACTCGGTCCGGGACTTCTGGCGGGGCGCCGACGGCGAGCTCGGCGAGTTCGGCCTGCGCCTGACCGGCAGCGGCGACATCTACTCCAGCGACCGGCGGACGCCCACCGCGAGCGTCAACTTCGTCACCGCGCACGACGGGTTCACCCTCGCCGACCTCACGGCCTACAACGACAAGCACAACGAGGCCAACGGCGAGGACAACAACGACGGCGAGTCCCACAACCGCTCGTGGAACTGCGGCGCTGAGGGCGACACCGACGACGCCGACATCCTCGAGCTGCGTGAGCGCATGCGCCGCAATTTGCTCGGAACACTGCTGCTCTCCGCCGGGGTGCCGATGATCCTCGGCGGCGACGAGATGGGCCGCACCCAGGGCGGGAACAACAACGCCTACTGCCAGGACAACGAGATCTCCTGGTACGACTGGGACAACGTCGACGAGCACCTGTTCGCGTTCACCAAGACCGCGATCGCGCTGCGCCGCGACCACCCGGCCCTGCGTCCCCGCGAGTACCTGCGCACCCCGGAGGGCGGGGTCGCGCAGATGGTCCTCTACCGGCCCGACGGCAAACAGATGCAGGCCGAGGACTGGCAGAACCCGATCGCAAAGACCCTCGCGGTCGCGCTCGACGGCCGCCTCATCTCCGACGCCGACGGCGAGACCACCCGCGACCGCCTGCTGCTCCTCATCAACGCCCACTTCGAACCGGTGGAGTTCACGATCCCCACCGGCCGCGGCTCCTGGCGGGTCGTGCTCACCACGGACGACCCCGACCCTCTCGATCCCCTCAGCGCGGGAGACGTCATCGCCGTCCGGGACCGCTCACTGCTCCTGCTGCACAGCGACTGA
- a CDS encoding universal stress protein, with translation MADQQRYITVGVDGSEGGRRALSWAIRHAVAVGADVQVVTAWSWDGMAFAAGNTGGPHEARAYAEKVQRTDIDKVLSEIDGPVPVITTRVVEGHPTAVLVAASKGSELLVLGSNGRGFLASTLFGSVSESVVRRGSTPVLVVPALARVAVAA, from the coding sequence ATGGCTGACCAGCAGCGTTACATCACCGTCGGAGTCGATGGTTCGGAAGGGGGCCGTCGGGCCCTGTCCTGGGCGATCCGGCACGCGGTCGCCGTCGGCGCGGACGTTCAGGTCGTCACCGCCTGGTCGTGGGACGGGATGGCCTTCGCCGCCGGCAACACCGGTGGCCCGCACGAGGCGCGCGCCTACGCCGAGAAGGTCCAGCGCACCGACATCGACAAGGTGCTCAGCGAGATCGACGGCCCGGTGCCGGTGATCACGACGCGGGTCGTGGAGGGACACCCGACGGCGGTGCTCGTCGCGGCCTCGAAGGGCTCGGAGCTGCTCGTGCTCGGCAGCAACGGCCGCGGCTTCCTCGCCTCCACGCTGTTCGGCTCGGTGAGCGAGTCCGTCGTCCGCCGGGGCAGCACCCCCGTCCTCGTGGTGCCCGCGCTGGCGCGCGTGGCTGTTGCCGCCTGA